The following proteins come from a genomic window of Manduca sexta isolate Smith_Timp_Sample1 chromosome 2, JHU_Msex_v1.0, whole genome shotgun sequence:
- the LOC119189067 gene encoding uncharacterized protein LOC119189067: MAIMHCILVSVSLIYRSKIGLNSLKIKIFAQTVYVQVIQSLTVYTDHANSVRKNITLIHFKDNNVNMSSIPIDAQVYSTPSPQRNNKPVSASASAMHSMSQSYTSDCDIYDKSGVLSLNQIMLATALVDVASNDNTFHTVRALLDNGSQHCFISESLLKYLNVAVIQSAIRVSGVGHSVTHSNQSCEINIRSKINDFNTNIRCIVLPEITGSIPQSHIKSNLITIPQNVVLADPSFYISSKIDILIGADRFWDLLDEGRFKLPCGPYLQNSKLGWLLSGPIDSKFLRSNHVVCNISQTLDNQLRKFWELEEIQFNDDNLTEDERQCEENFMRTTKRDVDGRFSVRMPLKESPDVLGDSFEMARSRFLALERKLNRMPHFKQMYCEFMREYIRLGHMKRIQKEDSTHYFLPHHGVWKDDSTTTKLRVVFDASAVTTSNKSLNDIQLVGPALQNDIFSILLRFRQYRYVACADVEKMFRQILIHNDQRNLQLIFWRENSTDSLDIYQLKTVTYGTASAPYLSMRCIRHLAEEADDKAIAGVIKEDFYVDDLITGHDSFESLLDICERTSQILNSGCFPLRKWTFNHDSTTQVFKTLARDEHCQSKTLGLGWSNITDEFHFTTELENSATVTKRVILSVVSQIYDPLGLLSPSIIIAKILLQRLWLQKIDWDDPVPDDIVIMWNRFINSITETLNLLRIPRYVMSEGTLRCELHIFADASQDAYGACAYIKTYDESSRNTVQLLCSKGKVAPVKTITIPRLELCAALLGAKLYKKITVSLRLKFNKTYFWTDSTIVLGWIKMSPRMLKTFVQNRVTQINELTGDALWCHVSSKDNPADYVSRGLYLEELHKCKTWWHGPEFIAADNLNYTTNVILNDTLLPEVKSQSHIATNIMTNDFNGELFDFNRFSSFNRMRRTAAYILRFIYNMRVANKQLRKTGLLSADELSQSEFFLTRFAQVQSFGNNYDTQKKHRSGKLSGLNVFVDANNILRVGGRLNNSSFDYDKKHPVLLCGKHRFTSLLFRSEHKRLLHAGPQLLLSNIRECWWPLGGRNLARKTVHQCVTCSRLKSVTLKPIMGDLPAKRLEEGFPFKFCGVDYAGPVMILTRKGRGAKLIKDPNDALPLTPAHFLVGRPLTAPTQGDLTNTPTHTLLRYDRIEKIRQHFWQRWAKEYVSELQSRSKWKSNISELAVDTIVLVKEDNVPPLSWKLARVIQVYPGKDGVSRVADLRTSSGVIRRAFSKICPLPITSQ; encoded by the exons ATGGCAATCATGCATTGTATACTTGTGTCAGTTTCCTTAATTTATCGGTCGAAGATAGGATTAAATtcgttgaaaataaaaatctttgccCAAACTGTTTACGTGCAGGTCATACAGTCGTTAACTGTATATACGGACCATGCAAACAGTGTCAGGAAAAACATAACACTAATTCATTTCAAAGATAATAACGTAAACATGTCATCTATACCTATAGATGCGCAAGTATATAGCACACCGTCGCCGCAGCGAAATAACAAACCGGTTTCGGCGAGCGCGTCCGCTATGCATTCTATGTCGCAGTCATATACGAGTGACTGTGACATTTACGATAAGTCCGGAGTTTTATCATTAAATCAGATAATGTTGGCTACGGCTTTAGTAGATGTCGCGAGCAATGATAATACGTTTCATACCGTTCGCGCCCTGCTTGATAACGGGAgtcaacattgttttatttccgaaagtttgttgaaatatttaaacgtcGCAGTTATACAGTCCGCTATTCGAGTCTCGGGTGTTGGACATTCGGTCACGCATTCGAATCAGTCATGCGAAATAAATATACGCTCTAAGATTAacgattttaatacaaatattcgtTGTATTGTTTTGCCGGAAATTACGGGGAGTATTCCGCAAAGTCATATTAAGAGCAATTTGATTACTATACCACAAAACGTAGTTCTTGCAGATCCCTCTTTCTATATATCGTCGAAAATCGATATTTTGATTGGAGCGGATAGGTTCTGGGATTTATTGGATGAAGGTCGTTTTAAACTTCCCTGCGGTCCGTAtctacaaaattcaaaattgggTTGGCTGCTATCCGGCCCCATTGATTCGAAATTTTTACGAAGTAATCatgttgtttgtaatatttCTCAGACATTAGATAATCAATTAAGAAAGTTTTGGGAGCTGGAAGAAATACAATTTAACGATGACAATCTCACCGAAGATGAACGTCAGTGTGAGGAAAATTTTATGCGCACTACCAAACGCGACGTAGATGGTAGGTTTTCGGTTCGAATGCCGTTAAAAGAATCTCCAGATGTGCTTGGCGATTCATTCGAAATGGCTAGAAGTCGGTTCTTAGCCTTAGAACGCAAACTAAATCGCATGCCACATTTCAAACAAATGTACTGCGAATTTATGCGAGAATATATTAGATTGGGTCACATGAAACGAATTCAAAAAGAAGATTCAACGCACTATTTTCTTCCACATCACGGAGTGTGGAAGGACGATAGTACTACCACAAAATTGCGTGTAGTGTTTGACGCCAGCGCTGTTACGACGTCAAACAAGTCATTAAATGATATACAGCTGGTAGGTCCAGCGTTGCAAAacgatatattttctattttattacgaTTTAGGCAGTATAGATACGTAGCCTGTGCCGACGTGGAAAAAATGTTTAGGcagatattaatacataatgatCAAAGAAATCTACAGCTTATATTTTGGAGAGAAAACTCGACTGATTCCCTCGACATTTATCAACTAAAGACCGTCACCTATGGCACTGCGTCTGCCCCATATTTAAGTATGCGTTGTATTCGTCACTTAGCTGAAGAAGCTGATGACAAAGCTATTGCTGGCGTAATCAAAGAAGATTTTTACGTGGACGACTTAATCACGGGTCATGACAGTTTCGAGTCATTGTTGGATATTTGTGAAAGAACGTCTCAAATATTAAATTCGGGTTGTTTCCCATTACGTAAATGGACTTTCAATCATGACTCGACAACTCAGGTCTTTAAAACGTTGGCAAGAGATGAACATTGTCAAAGTAAAACACTCGGGCTGGGTTGGTCGAATATCACTGACGAATTTCATTTTACAACAGAATTGGAAAATTCAGCTACAGTAACTAAACGAGTTATTCTGTCGGTTGTTTCCCAGATCTATGATCCCTTAGGTCTGTTATCTCCGAGTATAATCATTGCTAAAATTCTCCTACAAAGGTTATGGTTGCAAAAAATTGATTGGGATGATCCAGTTCCTGACGATATTGTGATCATGTGGAATCGCTTTATTAATTCTATTACAGAGACATTAAACTTATTACGAATTCCGCGTTACGTCATGAGTGAAGGGACGCTGCGTTGTGAACTTCATATTTTTGCAGACGCTTCACAGGATGCATACGGCGCCTGTGCTTATATAAAAACGTATGACGAGTCTTCACGCAACACTGTTCAATTATTGTGTTCCAAAGGTAAAGTTGCCCCagttaaaactattacaatacCGCGGCTTGAGTTGTGCGCAGCACTTTTAGGTGCCAAGTTGTATAAAAAGATTACAGTTTCACtcagattaaaatttaataagacatATTTCTGGACGGATTCAACAATAGTGTTGGGTTGGATTAAAATGTCACCTCGTATGCTTAAAACTTTCGTACAAAATCGTGTCACACAAATAAACGAACTGACAGGCGATGCGCTATGGTGCCATGTCAGCAGCAAAGACAACCCGGCGGATTATGTGTCTAGAGGTTTATATTTGGAAGAGTTACATAAATGCAAAACTTGGTGGCACGGACCAGAGTTTATAGCTGccgataatttaaattataccactaatgtaattttaaatgataccTTATTACCTGAAGTAAAATCTCAGTCTCATATTGCTACAAATATCATGACAAATGATTTTAACGgtgaattatttgattttaacagATTTTCTTCATTTAACCGAATGCGACGCACTGCAGCATACATTCTGCGATTTATCTATAATATGCGCGTGGCTAATAAACAACTGCGTAAAACCGGTTTGTTGTCAGCTGATGAATTGAGCCAATCAGAGTTTTTTTTAACGCGGTTCGCTCAGGTGCAGTCATTTGGTAACAATTatgatacacaaaaaaaacatcgttCGGGTAAATTGTCAGGACTCAACGTGTTTGTAGACGCTAACAATATTTTGAGAGTTGGTGGTAGATTAAATAATTCAAGTTTCGATTACGATAAAAAACATCCCGTGTTATTGTGCGGTAAACATAGATTTACATCGTTATTATTTAGATCGGAACATAAGCGATTATTGCATGCGGGACCTCAGCTTCTCTTATCTAACATTCGTGAGTGTTGGTGGCCATTAGGTGGTAGAAATCTAGCAAGAAAAACGGTACATCAATGTGTGACGTGTTCTCGCTTGAAGAGCGTTACTTTAAAGCCCATTATGGGTGATTTGCCGGCCAAACGGCTTGAAGAGGGTTTTCCATTTAAATTCTGTGGCGTGGACTATGCTGGTCCGGTTATGATTTTAACTCGAAAAGGCAGGGgagctaaattaataaaag ATCCTAACGACGCGCTCCCTCTTACACCAGCTCACTTCCTGGTCGGTCGTCCCCTTACTGCGCCCACACAAGGAGACCTCACAAATACTCCGACTCACACTCTGTTGCGATACGACCGCATAGAAAAGATAAGACAGCATTTTTGGCAGAGATGGGCTAAGGAGTATGTGTCGGAACTTCAAAGTCGGTCCAAATGGAAATCCAACATTAGCGAGCTGGCAGTTGATACAATAGTACTGGTCAAAGAGGACAACGTCCCCCCATTATCGTGGAAGCTGGCACGAGTTATACAAGTGTATCCGGGGAAGGACGGTGTGTCACGAGTGGCAGATCTTCGGACCTCATCAGGCGTGATTCGGCGTGCATTCTCGAAGATTTGTCCGCTGCCTATCACATCACAATGA